The following proteins are co-located in the Myroides profundi genome:
- a CDS encoding thiazole synthase translates to MNTQPLTIADKTFQSRLFLGTGKYGSNADMEIATLASESELVTVALKRIDTTTDTNAILTHLQYPHIHLLPNTSGARNAKEAIFAAQLAREALETNWLKLEIHPDPKYLLPDPIETLKATEELAKLGFIVLPYIHADPVSCKRLEEVGTAAVMPLGAPIGTNKGLKTMDFLEIIIENSKVPVIVDAGIGAPSDAAKAMEIGADAVLVNTAIAVAGNPEQMATAFKLAVRAGRLAYEAKLATVVNHAQASSPLTAFLTE, encoded by the coding sequence ATGAATACACAACCACTTACAATAGCGGATAAGACCTTTCAGTCACGCCTATTCTTAGGAACTGGTAAATATGGTTCTAACGCAGATATGGAAATCGCTACATTAGCATCCGAAAGCGAGCTAGTTACAGTCGCTCTGAAGCGAATAGACACGACCACTGACACCAATGCTATACTCACTCATCTACAGTACCCACATATCCACCTTCTACCTAATACATCAGGAGCAAGAAATGCTAAAGAAGCAATCTTCGCAGCACAACTAGCTAGAGAAGCACTAGAGACCAACTGGCTTAAACTAGAAATACACCCAGACCCTAAATACCTACTTCCCGACCCTATCGAAACCCTAAAAGCTACAGAAGAACTAGCCAAACTAGGTTTTATTGTCTTGCCTTACATACACGCAGACCCTGTATCGTGCAAACGACTAGAAGAAGTAGGTACAGCAGCAGTCATGCCTTTAGGAGCACCTATAGGTACCAATAAAGGGTTGAAAACAATGGACTTCTTAGAAATTATCATTGAGAATAGTAAAGTTCCTGTTATTGTAGACGCTGGTATCGGAGCGCCTTCGGACGCAGCTAAGGCTATGGAGATAGGCGCTGATGCTGTACTTGTCAATACTGCCATAGCAGTAGCTGGTAACCCTGAACAAATGGCTACTGCCTTTAAACTCGCTGTCAGAGCTGGTCGCCTAGCGTATGAGGCTAAGCTAGCTACTGTAGTAAATCACGCTCAAGCTTCTAGTCCACTAACTGCATTTCTAACAGAATAA
- the thiH gene encoding 2-iminoacetate synthase ThiH: protein MSFIQTYEQYDWEEIKKTIYETTSTQVKQSLAKNKKTLKDFIHLISPAATPYLEEMAQQSQQLTQKRFGKTISLYAPMYLSNECNNICTYCGFSLDNNIRRKTLSPQEIEQEVKVVKAQGYDHILLVTGEANHVVNINYFKQSIEQIQQSFSTISIEVQPLKQDEYEQLADLGVYAVLVYQETYHKEVYKQYHPKGKKSNFEYRLDTPDRIGRAGIHKIGLGVLLGLEDWRVDSFFNALHIDYLQKTYWQTKYSVSFPRLRPAEGVIEPNFIMEDRDLIQLLCAYRIWNEDLEISISTRESEILRNNVFKLGATTMSAGSKTNPGGYSVAEDSLEQFEICDTRSTSEIYHLIKEAGYDPIWKDWDKAYQ from the coding sequence ATGTCCTTTATACAAACTTATGAACAATACGACTGGGAAGAGATTAAGAAAACAATCTATGAGACAACCTCTACACAAGTAAAACAGAGCTTAGCTAAGAATAAGAAGACCCTCAAAGACTTTATCCATCTTATCTCTCCTGCTGCTACACCCTATCTAGAAGAGATGGCTCAGCAGAGTCAACAGCTTACTCAGAAAAGATTTGGCAAGACGATATCACTATATGCTCCGATGTATCTGAGTAACGAGTGTAATAATATCTGTACGTATTGTGGCTTCAGCTTAGATAACAACATTCGTAGAAAGACTCTCTCTCCACAAGAAATAGAACAAGAAGTCAAAGTAGTTAAAGCGCAAGGGTATGATCATATTCTACTCGTAACAGGAGAAGCTAATCACGTAGTCAATATCAATTACTTCAAACAGAGTATAGAACAGATACAGCAGTCTTTTTCTACCATCTCTATAGAGGTACAACCCCTAAAACAAGATGAGTACGAACAGCTAGCTGATCTAGGTGTATATGCTGTACTAGTATATCAAGAGACCTACCATAAAGAGGTATATAAACAATACCACCCAAAAGGGAAGAAATCTAACTTTGAATATAGATTAGATACTCCTGATAGAATAGGGAGAGCAGGCATACATAAGATAGGGCTAGGCGTTCTCCTAGGTCTAGAAGACTGGCGAGTAGATAGCTTCTTTAATGCGTTACATATCGACTATCTACAAAAGACTTATTGGCAAACGAAGTACTCTGTATCCTTCCCTAGACTAAGACCTGCAGAAGGCGTTATAGAACCTAACTTCATCATGGAAGATAGAGACCTCATACAGCTCTTATGTGCATACAGAATATGGAATGAAGACCTAGAGATATCTATCTCTACCCGTGAGAGTGAGATACTGAGAAACAATGTATTTAAACTAGGGGCTACTACCATGAGTGCTGGTTCAAAAACGAATCCAGGAGGATATAGTGTGGCAGAAGACTCATTAGAACAATTTGAGATCTGTGATACTAGAAGTACATCAGAGATATATCACCTGATAAAAGAAGCAGGATATGATCCTATATGGAAAGACTGGGATAAAGCCTATCAATAA
- a CDS encoding HesA/MoeB/ThiF family protein, with product MDTTDFLRYNRQMNLPEVGIEGQMKIKQAKVLVIGAGGLGSPVLTYLASCGVGTLGVIDFDTIEHHNLHRQILFTEADINKNKTSIAKQRIEQINPHIHFTIYDEQLTSDNAVSILGSFDIIVDGSDNFSTRYLVNDTCVTLDKTLVYGTIMGFEGQVSVFNHHNNANLRDLFPEPPAPEDVPNCSLNGVLGTFPGIIGTIMAHETLKVILDLPSLSGQLLILNTLTWEINKLKYGSVTY from the coding sequence ATGGATACAACAGATTTCTTACGATATAACAGACAGATGAATCTACCTGAAGTAGGTATAGAAGGTCAGATGAAGATAAAACAAGCTAAGGTATTAGTAATAGGTGCTGGAGGGTTAGGTTCTCCAGTGCTAACTTACCTTGCTAGTTGTGGTGTAGGTACACTAGGGGTAATAGACTTTGATACTATAGAACATCACAACCTTCACAGACAAATACTATTTACGGAAGCTGACATCAACAAAAACAAAACTAGTATAGCCAAACAACGCATCGAACAAATAAACCCACATATCCACTTTACAATATACGATGAACAGTTAACCTCTGATAATGCAGTATCTATTCTGGGTTCATTCGATATTATCGTAGATGGTAGTGATAATTTTAGCACACGCTATCTAGTGAATGACACATGTGTAACCTTAGACAAGACACTAGTCTACGGAACTATTATGGGATTTGAAGGTCAGGTGAGTGTGTTTAATCATCATAACAATGCCAACCTCCGTGATCTCTTCCCTGAACCACCTGCTCCAGAAGATGTTCCTAACTGTAGTCTTAATGGGGTACTTGGTACATTCCCTGGTATAATAGGGACTATCATGGCTCATGAGACACTGAAAGTTATCTTAGACCTTCCCTCACTTTCTGGTCAACTTCTTATCCTAAACACATTGACCTGGGAAATAAACAAACTGAAGTATGGTAGCGTTACCTATTAG
- the aat gene encoding leucyl/phenylalanyl-tRNA--protein transferase → MLMITVLDSDYLYFPAVDNTHESGILAIGGDLSANRLILAYKSGIFPWFEDGEPITWWSPSMRMVLEPEEVYISKSMRSILKKNIFTVTFNTCFADVINNCQNAKRDGQLGTWITDDMIKAYCNLHDLGIAKSVEVWQDGELVGGLYGVDMKPVFCGESMFSFVPNASKVAFIYLCEYLRDKKYKLLDCQVYNDHLSSLGAYEIPREVFLEYLPNR, encoded by the coding sequence ATGCTTATGATAACAGTCTTAGACAGTGATTACTTATACTTTCCAGCAGTAGATAATACGCATGAATCTGGAATTTTAGCCATAGGAGGTGATTTATCAGCTAATAGATTGATATTAGCGTATAAGTCAGGTATATTCCCTTGGTTTGAAGATGGAGAGCCTATTACATGGTGGTCTCCTAGTATGCGTATGGTGCTAGAGCCTGAAGAGGTATATATCTCTAAGAGTATGCGTAGTATCTTAAAGAAAAATATATTTACAGTTACTTTTAATACTTGTTTTGCAGATGTAATTAATAATTGTCAGAACGCTAAGCGCGATGGGCAGTTAGGTACTTGGATTACAGATGATATGATCAAGGCATACTGCAATCTACATGACTTAGGCATCGCTAAATCTGTAGAGGTTTGGCAAGATGGAGAACTGGTAGGTGGTCTCTATGGTGTAGATATGAAACCTGTGTTCTGTGGAGAGAGTATGTTCTCCTTCGTACCAAATGCTAGTAAAGTAGCTTTTATCTACTTATGTGAATATCTAAGAGATAAAAAATATAAGCTACTAGACTGTCAAGTATATAATGATCATCTAAGTTCTTTAGGTGCTTATGAGATACCTAGAGAGGTATTTCTAGAATATTTACCTAATAGGTAA
- a CDS encoding DUF3127 domain-containing protein, with product MEVTGRIKLIGHTQDISSSFRKREVVVTTEEQYPQHIMIEFTQDKVSLLDSYQVGEQVRVSINLRGREWQSPQGEIRYFNTIQGWRIEHMMPAQQGGNMGQNQQPYMGQQDNMQSQYGNAGMQQQSNQQQGFAQNNQAQQQGGFNQGQQGGFAQNNQGQQGGFNQNQQQGFAQNTQSQQMGGFNQNQNQQGFNQGQSNMGQQFPPASSYMEEDHDDLPF from the coding sequence ATGGAAGTTACAGGAAGAATCAAATTAATTGGACATACACAAGATATCAGTTCATCATTCAGAAAGAGAGAAGTAGTAGTGACTACTGAAGAGCAATATCCTCAGCACATTATGATTGAGTTTACACAAGATAAAGTAAGTTTATTAGACTCTTATCAAGTAGGTGAGCAAGTACGTGTATCTATTAATTTGAGAGGTAGAGAGTGGCAAAGTCCACAAGGAGAAATCAGATACTTTAATACAATCCAAGGGTGGAGAATAGAGCACATGATGCCAGCTCAACAAGGTGGTAATATGGGACAAAACCAACAACCATATATGGGACAACAAGATAATATGCAGTCTCAATACGGAAATGCTGGTATGCAACAACAATCTAACCAACAACAAGGTTTCGCTCAGAACAATCAAGCTCAACAACAAGGTGGGTTTAATCAAGGGCAACAAGGTGGTTTTGCTCAAAATAACCAAGGACAACAAGGAGGATTTAACCAAAATCAACAACAAGGTTTTGCTCAGAATACTCAATCTCAACAAATGGGAGGGTTCAATCAAAACCAAAACCAACAAGGTTTTAACCAAGGACAAAGTAATATGGGACAACAGTTTCCTCCTGCTTCAAGCTATATGGAGGAAGATCACGATGATTTACCATTCTAA
- a CDS encoding flavin reductase family protein has translation MKSIEPKDISVVELQRLMQTSIGPRPIALASTVDADGRPNLSPFSFFNMVSTNPPILVFSPSRRVRDNTNKHTLFNVQANLQVVINVVTYDMVQQTSLSSTEYKDGVNEFVKSGLTMVPSDIVKPFRVKESPVQYECVVQEVIGLGNDGGAGNLVICEVVKIHVNEDILDENGQIDQHKIDLVARMGANWYTRANDGIFEVEKPLTTLGLGVDALPEGVVESGVFSGNDLGILGNVEQLPTEEEVASFVNANEELKEILVAKNQINKFKLAKKYLEENNVPLAWKTILAK, from the coding sequence ATGAAATCTATAGAACCTAAAGATATATCTGTAGTAGAATTACAGAGATTAATGCAAACGTCTATCGGACCTCGTCCTATAGCACTAGCAAGTACCGTAGATGCTGATGGTAGACCTAATCTGTCTCCGTTTAGCTTCTTTAATATGGTGAGTACTAACCCGCCTATATTGGTATTCTCTCCGTCTAGACGTGTTAGAGATAATACGAATAAGCATACCCTATTTAATGTACAAGCTAATCTACAAGTAGTGATTAATGTGGTGACTTATGATATGGTACAGCAGACTTCTCTATCTAGTACAGAGTATAAGGATGGGGTGAATGAGTTTGTCAAATCAGGATTGACTATGGTGCCATCTGATATCGTGAAACCATTCAGAGTTAAAGAAAGTCCAGTGCAGTATGAATGTGTTGTACAGGAGGTAATCGGACTGGGTAATGATGGAGGTGCTGGTAATCTAGTGATCTGTGAGGTGGTAAAAATACATGTCAATGAGGATATATTAGATGAGAACGGACAGATAGATCAGCATAAGATAGATCTAGTAGCACGTATGGGAGCGAACTGGTATACTCGTGCGAATGATGGTATATTCGAAGTAGAAAAACCATTGACTACACTAGGCCTAGGAGTAGATGCACTACCAGAAGGAGTAGTGGAGAGTGGAGTATTTTCTGGTAATGACCTTGGAATATTAGGTAATGTAGAGCAGCTGCCTACTGAAGAGGAGGTTGCTTCTTTTGTGAATGCAAATGAAGAGTTAAAAGAAATTTTGGTTGCTAAGAATCAAATCAATAAATTTAAATTAGCAAAAAAATATTTAGAAGAAAATAATGTACCTTTGGCTTGGAAAACAATTTTAGCCAAATAG
- a CDS encoding sensor histidine kinase, with amino-acid sequence MRSKKEIFRWSVITAALITLLVILWNTYSFFQTYKTEERTKMKIWAEALNTLDIATSIEADVSLPFLIIMENKTIPIIQTDEHDKIISLNNIDEQIVNTPEKKQALLRKLKFQNPPIILKVGKQTQYVYYGNSSLLTKLKYYPVTLVLIFLFFTVLLFYFYRSNKIATQNKLWTGMAKETAHQIGTPLSSLLGWVEIMRLDNISPEITEEIEKDVKKLQIIADRFSKIGSIPKLTNVDIVSETRKSFDYFSLRNSKQIIFTLDCPDYEINIPLNKELHSWTIENLIKNAIDAMKGKGKLAILIQDTEKTVNIYVTDTGSGIPKKMFNKIFEPGYTTKKRGWGLGLSLTKRIVEEFQNGKIKVTQSEIGKGTTFCITYHKKKADL; translated from the coding sequence TTGAGAAGTAAAAAAGAAATATTTCGTTGGTCAGTAATTACTGCAGCCTTAATCACCTTATTAGTCATCCTTTGGAACACGTATTCCTTTTTTCAAACCTATAAGACAGAGGAGAGAACCAAGATGAAAATCTGGGCAGAAGCGCTGAATACACTTGATATAGCCACTTCTATAGAAGCTGACGTTTCTCTACCTTTTCTGATCATTATGGAGAATAAGACTATCCCTATCATCCAGACAGATGAGCATGATAAAATCATCTCTCTAAATAATATAGATGAACAAATAGTCAATACGCCTGAGAAAAAACAAGCCCTATTGCGCAAACTGAAGTTTCAGAACCCACCTATTATCCTAAAGGTAGGTAAACAAACTCAGTATGTCTATTATGGTAACTCTTCCTTACTGACCAAGCTAAAGTACTATCCTGTAACACTAGTACTGATATTCTTATTCTTCACAGTACTGTTATTCTACTTCTATAGAAGTAATAAAATCGCTACTCAGAACAAGCTATGGACAGGAATGGCGAAAGAAACAGCCCATCAGATAGGTACACCTCTATCCTCACTACTAGGATGGGTAGAGATCATGAGATTAGATAATATAAGTCCTGAGATCACTGAAGAGATAGAAAAAGATGTCAAAAAACTTCAGATAATAGCGGATCGTTTTTCTAAGATCGGGTCTATACCGAAGTTAACGAATGTAGATATCGTATCAGAAACGAGAAAGTCATTTGATTACTTCTCCCTGAGAAACTCTAAGCAGATTATCTTCACACTAGACTGTCCTGACTACGAAATTAATATTCCTCTAAACAAGGAATTACACAGCTGGACCATAGAGAACCTAATCAAAAATGCTATCGATGCCATGAAAGGAAAAGGGAAACTAGCTATCCTGATCCAAGATACTGAGAAGACTGTCAATATTTATGTAACAGATACAGGAAGTGGGATACCAAAGAAGATGTTTAATAAAATCTTCGAGCCGGGATACACGACTAAGAAACGTGGATGGGGGCTAGGACTATCTCTAACAAAGAGAATTGTAGAAGAATTCCAAAATGGAAAGATTAAAGTAACGCAATCAGAAATAGGTAAAGGAACTACATTCTGTATCACATATCACAAAAAAAAGGCTGACCTATAA
- a CDS encoding HIT family protein — MSSIFTKIITGEIPAYKVAEDDNFLAFLDINPNAKGHTLCIPKKEINKIFDMEEDHYMELMRFSRKVAKALELAVPCKRVGMAVVGLEVPHVHVHLIPLQEMDDMRFIKKEKLTPEEFESVAKAINSHL, encoded by the coding sequence ATGAGTTCTATTTTCACTAAAATCATTACTGGAGAGATCCCTGCCTATAAGGTAGCAGAGGATGATAATTTCCTTGCGTTCTTAGATATTAATCCGAATGCGAAGGGACATACGCTATGTATTCCAAAAAAGGAAATCAATAAGATTTTTGATATGGAAGAGGATCATTATATGGAATTGATGAGGTTCTCTCGTAAGGTGGCTAAGGCTTTAGAGTTAGCTGTACCGTGTAAGAGAGTAGGGATGGCAGTAGTAGGGTTAGAAGTACCTCACGTACATGTGCATTTAATCCCTCTTCAAGAAATGGATGATATGCGTTTCATTAAGAAAGAAAAGCTAACTCCAGAAGAGTTTGAGAGTGTAGCTAAAGCTATTAACAGTCATTTATAA
- the greA gene encoding transcription elongation factor GreA produces the protein MSKISYYTAEGLKKLKDELEQLKSVERPKASQAIADARDKGDLSENAEYDAAKEAQGLLELKIAKVEEVVANARLIDESQLDMSKALVLSKVKIKNQANGMEITYTLVAESEADLKAAKISVTSPIGRGLLGKSVGDVAEIQVPNGIMKFEILEITRD, from the coding sequence ATGAGTAAGATTTCGTATTATACTGCGGAGGGTCTTAAAAAACTAAAAGACGAGTTAGAGCAGTTGAAGAGTGTGGAGCGTCCAAAGGCATCTCAAGCTATTGCAGATGCGAGAGATAAGGGAGACTTATCTGAGAATGCAGAGTATGATGCCGCTAAGGAAGCACAAGGTTTATTAGAACTAAAAATAGCAAAAGTAGAGGAAGTAGTAGCTAATGCTAGGTTGATAGACGAATCTCAGTTAGATATGTCTAAAGCTTTAGTATTATCTAAAGTGAAAATAAAGAATCAAGCTAATGGAATGGAGATTACCTATACATTAGTAGCTGAAAGTGAAGCAGACCTAAAAGCTGCAAAAATTTCAGTAACTTCACCTATCGGAAGAGGACTTCTAGGCAAATCTGTTGGAGATGTAGCGGAAATCCAAGTTCCTAATGGAATCATGAAGTTCGAGATTCTAGAAATCACTAGAGACTAA
- a CDS encoding Rieske (2Fe-2S) protein: MKKLFLILFTLLISTACSKSGSGYHNPYLPNVKVNLMVNLYQADADFLRYQNGTYVTYNHGIIGVAIFNAGSQYFAYDLTCPDHAFDPVTSRLVQKKPNDPYVYCTNKLQHNGEEPAFYLGNGQSIKPGLQYNQLKPYPVRKSGDNIFVTY; encoded by the coding sequence ATGAAGAAATTATTTCTAATCCTATTTACTTTACTAATATCTACAGCATGTAGTAAAAGTGGTAGTGGGTATCACAACCCTTATCTACCTAATGTAAAAGTCAATCTTATGGTAAATCTGTACCAAGCAGATGCAGACTTCCTAAGATATCAGAACGGAACTTATGTAACCTATAATCACGGTATTATAGGTGTAGCAATATTCAACGCTGGCTCACAATATTTCGCTTATGATCTAACCTGTCCTGATCATGCGTTTGACCCTGTCACGTCTAGATTAGTACAAAAAAAGCCTAACGATCCGTATGTATACTGTACCAATAAACTTCAGCATAATGGAGAAGAACCTGCCTTCTATCTAGGCAACGGACAGTCTATAAAACCAGGGCTACAATACAACCAACTGAAGCCTTATCCTGTAAGGAAAAGTGGTGATAATATCTTCGTAACTTACTAA
- a CDS encoding TonB-dependent receptor yields MKKTLLQSLFLTAVCASSTYAQEKQVKDSVQQSTLNEIVLSAVRADEKTPIAYANLSKNEIGKRNLGQDIPTIMSYMTSVVTTTDAGNGIGYSSFRVRGSDATRVNVTLNGIPYNDGESQGSFWVNMPDFTSSVQNLQLQRGVGTSTNGSAAFGASLNLKTDDFSHEANGEISNSFGSYNTRKSTVKFSTGLINDKFEIAGRLSDMKSDGYIDRASSRMKSYYLQGVYVGETSLVKAVVFGGKQKTYQAWNGVSQEDIDKYGRRYNPAGKYKDDQGNTQFYDNETDNYIQTHYQLHWSEKWSPAWSSNVSLHYTKGDGYYENYKTNQKFKTYGFQPIIVDGKEVNKTDLIRQKSLANHFYGMVFNTNYTTDKLNVIVGGGANKYEGDHFGNVLWTREPVKIAPNYEYYRDDAVKTDLNFYAKATWQFADQWSLYGDMQYRRVTYEANGIETGLVDDKFNFFNPKGGITYQLNDSNQLYFSYAKGNREPNRKDYEGEGKPKSESMDDYELGWRFKGDRATVNVNAYYMKYRNQLILTGEINDVGAMLRANSGDSYRAGIEIDANVRILDKLYWAPSMTISANKNKNFMTTVDGLPINLGTTNIAFSPDFIASNAITYLPVEGMSVSLLTKFVGEQYMANLDAKESKLDSYFINDLSATYEFPIKGWVRSVGVSVLANNIFNVKYMSNGYYDPEWGPSYYPQAEFNILAGLTIKF; encoded by the coding sequence ATGAAAAAAACATTACTTCAATCTTTATTTTTAACTGCTGTTTGTGCAAGTTCGACCTATGCACAAGAGAAACAAGTTAAAGATTCTGTTCAACAATCAACACTTAACGAGATCGTATTATCAGCTGTTCGTGCAGATGAGAAGACGCCTATCGCTTATGCTAACTTGTCTAAGAATGAGATCGGAAAGCGCAATCTCGGACAAGATATCCCTACCATCATGTCTTATATGACCTCAGTAGTGACTACTACAGATGCTGGTAACGGGATAGGTTACTCTAGCTTCAGAGTACGAGGATCAGACGCTACACGTGTCAACGTGACCTTAAACGGGATTCCCTATAATGATGGAGAGTCACAAGGTTCGTTTTGGGTAAATATGCCAGACTTTACATCATCTGTCCAGAATCTACAGTTACAGCGTGGTGTAGGTACTTCTACTAACGGATCAGCCGCATTCGGTGCGAGTCTTAATCTAAAGACAGATGACTTCTCACATGAGGCGAATGGAGAAATCTCTAATTCTTTTGGAAGTTATAATACGCGTAAGTCTACTGTGAAGTTTAGCACAGGATTGATCAATGATAAGTTTGAGATTGCTGGTCGTCTATCAGATATGAAGTCTGATGGGTATATAGATCGTGCGTCTTCTAGGATGAAGTCATACTACTTACAAGGAGTGTATGTAGGTGAGACATCGTTAGTAAAGGCTGTGGTATTCGGTGGTAAGCAGAAGACTTATCAAGCGTGGAATGGTGTATCTCAGGAAGACATAGATAAGTACGGTCGTCGCTATAACCCTGCAGGGAAGTATAAGGATGATCAAGGTAATACGCAGTTCTATGACAATGAAACGGATAATTATATTCAGACACACTATCAGCTACATTGGAGCGAGAAGTGGTCACCAGCATGGTCATCTAACGTATCACTTCACTATACTAAGGGCGATGGATATTATGAGAACTATAAGACGAACCAGAAGTTTAAGACTTATGGATTCCAACCTATCATCGTAGACGGTAAGGAGGTAAATAAGACAGACCTTATCAGACAGAAGAGTTTAGCGAATCATTTCTACGGTATGGTGTTTAATACGAACTATACTACGGATAAGCTTAATGTAATAGTAGGGGGAGGAGCGAATAAATATGAAGGAGACCACTTCGGTAATGTGTTGTGGACTAGAGAGCCCGTGAAGATAGCACCTAACTATGAGTACTACAGAGACGATGCTGTAAAGACAGACCTTAACTTCTATGCGAAAGCTACTTGGCAGTTCGCTGATCAGTGGAGCTTATATGGAGATATGCAGTATAGACGTGTTACTTATGAGGCTAATGGTATCGAGACAGGGTTAGTAGATGATAAATTTAACTTCTTTAACCCAAAAGGAGGTATTACTTATCAGCTGAATGATTCGAACCAACTATATTTCTCTTATGCTAAAGGGAATAGAGAGCCGAATAGAAAGGACTACGAAGGCGAAGGAAAACCTAAGTCTGAGAGCATGGATGACTATGAGCTAGGATGGAGATTTAAAGGAGACCGTGCTACTGTGAATGTGAACGCATACTATATGAAGTATAGAAACCAACTTATTTTAACAGGAGAAATAAACGATGTAGGAGCTATGTTAAGAGCAAATAGTGGTGATAGTTATAGAGCGGGTATCGAGATCGATGCGAATGTGAGAATATTAGATAAGTTATATTGGGCACCTAGTATGACTATTAGTGCTAATAAGAATAAGAACTTTATGACGACTGTAGATGGACTACCTATAAATCTAGGTACTACGAATATCGCGTTCTCTCCTGATTTTATCGCATCTAATGCCATTACGTATTTACCTGTAGAGGGGATGAGTGTATCTCTTCTAACGAAGTTCGTAGGAGAACAATATATGGCTAACTTAGATGCTAAGGAATCAAAGCTTGATTCATATTTTATCAACGATCTAAGTGCTACTTATGAGTTCCCGATTAAAGGATGGGTACGATCAGTAGGTGTATCTGTATTGGCAAATAATATATTTAATGTAAAATATATGTCTAATGGATATTATGACCCAGAATGGGGACCATCATATTATCCACAGGCAGAGTTTAATATCTTGGCAGGACTGACTATTAAGTTCTAA
- the arfB gene encoding alternative ribosome rescue aminoacyl-tRNA hydrolase ArfB: MLREIIERELTFKAVRSSGAGGQNVNKVSSKVVLSWDCLNSQGVTEEERTLLLERLKNRFNKEGVLILDADNTRSQVKNKEIVIDRFFQLLAIGLHIEKERRETKTPRRVLQKRKDNKQQNSLKKALRKRVF; the protein is encoded by the coding sequence ATGCTTAGAGAAATAATAGAAAGAGAATTGACATTTAAGGCTGTACGCAGTAGTGGAGCTGGTGGTCAGAATGTAAATAAAGTATCGTCTAAAGTGGTTCTATCTTGGGATTGTCTAAACTCTCAAGGAGTAACAGAAGAAGAGAGAACACTGCTATTAGAACGTCTGAAAAATAGATTTAATAAAGAAGGTGTACTTATTCTAGACGCAGATAATACACGTAGTCAGGTTAAGAATAAAGAGATTGTTATTGATCGTTTCTTTCAGTTATTAGCGATAGGACTACACATCGAGAAAGAACGTAGAGAGACGAAAACTCCTCGTAGAGTATTGCAAAAAAGAAAAGACAATAAACAACAGAATTCTTTAAAGAAAGCCTTGAGAAAGAGAGTGTTTTAA
- the pnuC gene encoding nicotinamide riboside transporter PnuC, with protein sequence MIDFFFGAYREASTLQIVLESIVFIFGIMSVWYAGKENILVYPTGIIATIITVYLLYVIGYYGDMILNGYYSIMSVYGWYNWSRQKDGDTLLKISRTNTSEKMKGLIIFAVTLVIIYGVYHFSGKEILPENYIDIITSGIFFTGMYYMALKKIENWTLWIIGDIISVPLYAYRGYGILAVQFAIFTVLATMAYISWYKTINREKCLEK encoded by the coding sequence ATGATTGACTTTTTTTTTGGAGCATATAGAGAGGCTAGTACGCTTCAGATAGTGTTAGAATCTATAGTATTTATCTTTGGGATTATGAGTGTATGGTATGCGGGTAAGGAGAACATCCTTGTCTATCCTACAGGCATTATTGCTACGATTATCACTGTTTACTTACTCTATGTGATAGGATATTATGGAGACATGATCTTGAATGGATATTACTCTATCATGAGTGTATATGGTTGGTATAACTGGTCTAGACAGAAAGACGGAGATACTCTTCTAAAGATTAGTCGTACGAACACCAGTGAGAAAATGAAAGGACTTATCATATTCGCAGTTACTCTTGTGATCATCTATGGCGTTTATCACTTCTCTGGCAAAGAGATCCTACCTGAGAACTATATAGACATTATCACATCAGGTATCTTCTTCACAGGAATGTACTATATGGCACTAAAGAAGATAGAGAACTGGACACTGTGGATCATAGGAGATATTATCTCTGTTCCGTTATATGCTTATAGAGGATATGGGATATTAGCAGTACAATTTGCTATCTTTACAGTATTAGCTACGATGGCTTATATATCGTGGTATAAAACAATAAATAGAGAAAAATGCTTAGAGAAATAA